The proteins below come from a single Gimesia alba genomic window:
- a CDS encoding FHA domain-containing protein, whose translation MAVCLVPVNQGRPIVLDKAIILVGRHPDCDIVITDSPKISRKHCCLAIVNDRPVVRDLGSMNGVFVNGKQIDQQAWLKLNDELKIGNVAYHLQNIGADSKKKNDSSDNAPGGDDAPTKAPSVQHFKKPTKDVDLSQQFPVAISDSGQNVSVNDMLPSDELEKADDEDDEENYSDSNNFEGSSSGSHIEFIST comes from the coding sequence ATGGCAGTCTGTTTAGTCCCTGTGAATCAAGGTCGCCCGATCGTGCTTGATAAGGCAATCATTCTAGTAGGACGCCATCCGGACTGTGATATCGTCATTACGGACAGCCCTAAAATCTCCCGAAAGCATTGCTGCCTGGCGATTGTGAATGACCGCCCGGTCGTCCGCGATCTGGGAAGTATGAATGGCGTTTTTGTCAACGGTAAGCAAATCGATCAGCAGGCCTGGTTGAAGCTGAATGACGAGTTGAAGATCGGTAACGTCGCCTATCATCTGCAAAATATTGGCGCTGATTCCAAGAAGAAAAACGACTCCTCTGACAACGCCCCTGGCGGAGATGATGCTCCTACCAAGGCACCTTCGGTACAGCACTTCAAGAAGCCGACGAAAGACGTTGATCTCTCGCAGCAATTTCCTGTTGCCATTTCAGACAGCGGGCAAAATGTGAGTGTGAACGATATGCTGCCCAGCGATGAACTGGAAAAAGCTGACGACGAAGACGACGAAGAAAATTATTCGGACAGTAATAACTTCGAAGGCTCCAGTTCTGGCTCACATATCGAGTTTATCTCGACCTGA
- a CDS encoding leucine-rich repeat domain-containing protein encodes MQRIKALHGKVEFAKTGSNPKIEAISFSNSQIDDAGLVILKDLTHVRKLGFYQTKVTGSGLKHLTGLTKLENLEFIRSPLKDESLAYLKNFPALTHLYIRNAALSDDALKHLQGLTKLQTLWLLGTHVSNDGLVYLKDLKQLKSLNLFETQVSDAGLKHLYHFKNLKYLDLGHTLVSQSGVDQLRAALPDCKIEFTRPLSSADQALVAQVKQLHGSVSYSSTNQIKHIIGVTLSGRQVDDHKLKCLKESQDLRSLILNSTSVKGEGLAVLKNHTSLNFLSLMHSPLSDSGLVHIVKHQKLTSLNLNDTRVSDAGLIHLKKLNKLKYLNLQKTNVTNQGVKQLQSALPNCKIEFTFKLSMNTQRAIAALRALRARVMITRQQKAPFQTSEVVTSVSLSGNQVTDTQLEHFKELSTLKSLSLQSTKFTDKGLVHLSGLTELEQLKLSGARITDNGLAVLKGLTKLKELDLSRTSITEAGLASLKNYPALRKLHLSSLPLTDAGLVNLKGLSNLETLSIDGTRVTGAGFHEIKTLPQLKSLDVSKAPIDDAGLEHLACLSHLQTLSLTNTKITDAGLNILVQLTELASLKLGLNQIGDANLAALSNLTKLHSLSLRETAVTDSGLMHLRKLINIKYLNLQGTKITSTGLKHLNQLHQISVLNLKDTQIDDSGLAALKPFSKLRRLNLHGTQVTDIGLAHLKDRKLKLTELVLYKTKVTKSGVKMMQQEYPRCMVLASPQDSAEMQEIVERLKNSGVVLIRLKKDLHTDYFIVSFNAASRQKPETEHIHSLLKLLRGIKHLEQLSINRKQLTDAGLEHLQRFTDLRELGIIGARITDHGLKQLANLSNLESLSIIDTQITDAGLVYLKHFTRLTTLKLSRNQITDNGLKHLTGLAGLKVLDLSQTEVTDSGLKHLGRLPSLTSLHLKDTKVTEDGVKAFQKDHPGCMVDYTIPLAMNEEKIAARLKELGASVSIYQRGNMKAVRFISFPREYRANSKREHIDDRLALLKGLEHVENLTVNNQDVTDAGLKHMENLTSLKNLMITGPKITDAGIQHLSGLTNLQHLSLEGTQISDAGLVHLKDCIFLESLSLQSTKISSSGIENLEGLINLKSLYLGSTALDDRGLKRLNGLSKMKLLSVYGTQISDTGLTELAKVTNLSVLYLSHTRITDVGLQHLKSLKKLVRLSLQNTAITDAGLAHLKTMTHLTSLYLNETKVTTEGVLKIQTHLPECKIDFTIPLSEEIQAVVNSLRKLGANVGVTKQGFQEVVGVVVFYHDLRKQNNLEHIDSRLARLKEVTTLERVEVLAPQVTDVGLAHLKKLTGLKELVLRGKNITDAGLQNLTGLNELQKLDLEETLISDAGMEHIVKLVKLKTLNLKGTKVTAVGLERLQELKNLRELSLVNLNVPINVLKKLSSDMPELSIRY; translated from the coding sequence GTGCAGCGGATCAAAGCGTTGCATGGTAAAGTTGAATTTGCGAAGACAGGTTCAAACCCGAAGATTGAAGCCATCTCTTTCTCAAACTCGCAAATTGATGATGCCGGGCTTGTGATTTTGAAAGATTTGACCCATGTCAGGAAGCTGGGCTTTTATCAAACCAAGGTGACTGGTAGTGGGCTCAAACATCTTACTGGTTTGACCAAACTGGAAAATCTGGAATTTATCAGAAGCCCCCTCAAGGATGAGTCGCTAGCTTATCTGAAAAACTTTCCAGCCTTAACGCACCTTTACATTCGAAATGCGGCGCTTTCTGATGATGCGTTGAAGCATCTCCAAGGGCTCACAAAACTGCAAACACTCTGGCTGCTGGGAACGCATGTTTCCAATGACGGACTGGTGTATCTCAAAGATCTCAAGCAGCTGAAATCATTGAATCTATTTGAGACCCAGGTCAGTGATGCCGGGTTGAAACATCTTTACCATTTCAAAAACCTGAAGTATTTGGATCTGGGACACACCCTCGTGAGTCAGTCTGGAGTTGATCAACTCCGGGCCGCATTGCCGGATTGCAAAATTGAATTCACTCGTCCGCTTTCGTCGGCAGACCAGGCTCTGGTTGCTCAGGTGAAGCAGTTACACGGTTCTGTTTCTTATAGCAGCACGAATCAAATCAAACATATCATTGGCGTTACGCTTTCCGGCAGACAGGTTGATGATCACAAACTGAAATGCCTGAAAGAGAGTCAGGATTTGAGGTCGCTGATTCTCAATTCCACAAGTGTCAAAGGTGAGGGGCTGGCAGTTCTCAAAAACCATACCAGCTTAAACTTTCTGTCGTTAATGCATTCGCCTCTATCCGATTCAGGTCTGGTTCATATTGTAAAACACCAGAAATTAACAAGCCTGAATCTGAATGATACCAGGGTGAGTGATGCGGGATTAATCCATCTGAAGAAACTCAACAAACTCAAATATTTGAATCTACAGAAAACGAATGTGACAAATCAGGGGGTTAAGCAGCTACAGTCCGCACTCCCAAACTGCAAAATCGAATTTACTTTCAAGCTTTCTATGAATACTCAGCGCGCCATCGCCGCGTTGAGAGCCCTGCGGGCGCGGGTGATGATAACCAGACAACAGAAAGCTCCCTTTCAAACTTCAGAAGTGGTGACCTCGGTCAGTCTTTCTGGAAATCAAGTGACTGACACTCAGTTAGAGCATTTCAAAGAACTTTCGACTTTGAAATCGCTCAGCCTTCAGTCTACAAAATTCACAGACAAAGGACTGGTGCACCTGTCCGGTTTGACGGAACTGGAACAGCTCAAATTATCGGGGGCGCGGATTACAGATAACGGCCTGGCTGTTCTCAAAGGTTTGACCAAGCTTAAAGAGCTGGATCTGAGCCGAACCTCCATCACTGAAGCCGGACTTGCCTCTCTCAAAAATTATCCCGCTTTACGAAAGTTGCATCTAAGCAGCCTGCCATTAACCGATGCGGGGCTTGTCAATTTGAAAGGACTCTCGAATCTGGAAACATTAAGTATCGATGGTACCCGGGTTACAGGAGCTGGTTTTCACGAAATAAAAACGCTACCCCAACTGAAATCGTTGGATGTATCGAAGGCACCTATTGATGATGCCGGTTTAGAACATCTCGCCTGCTTGTCTCATTTGCAGACTTTGTCTCTCACGAATACAAAAATAACCGATGCCGGTTTAAATATTCTGGTGCAGTTAACAGAACTCGCTTCGTTGAAACTTGGGTTGAATCAAATTGGTGATGCGAATCTGGCAGCGCTCTCGAATCTCACGAAACTACACTCATTAAGTCTTCGAGAGACCGCCGTGACCGACTCTGGCCTGATGCATTTACGGAAATTAATCAACATAAAATACCTCAACCTGCAAGGCACCAAAATTACCAGTACGGGATTGAAACATTTGAATCAGCTCCACCAGATTTCAGTTCTGAATCTAAAGGACACGCAGATCGATGATTCGGGCCTCGCAGCACTAAAACCGTTTTCCAAATTAAGGCGATTGAATTTACATGGCACGCAAGTCACAGATATTGGCTTAGCACATTTAAAAGACAGGAAGCTCAAATTGACGGAACTGGTTTTGTACAAGACAAAAGTTACGAAGTCAGGAGTCAAAATGATGCAGCAGGAATATCCTCGCTGCATGGTCCTGGCTTCGCCACAGGATTCAGCAGAAATGCAGGAAATTGTTGAAAGACTGAAAAATTCAGGAGTCGTCTTGATTCGTTTAAAAAAAGATCTGCATACGGACTATTTTATTGTCTCATTTAATGCTGCTTCCCGGCAGAAACCGGAAACAGAGCACATTCATTCTCTGTTAAAGCTGCTTCGAGGGATCAAACACTTAGAGCAGCTGAGTATCAATAGGAAACAACTGACAGATGCGGGCCTCGAACATCTGCAGCGTTTCACTGATTTGAGGGAACTTGGAATCATCGGTGCCCGGATCACGGATCATGGTCTCAAGCAATTGGCGAATCTTTCCAACCTGGAAAGCTTAAGCATTATCGACACGCAGATCACTGATGCCGGTCTGGTGTATTTAAAACACTTCACCCGTTTGACGACACTTAAACTTTCCCGTAATCAAATTACGGATAACGGCTTGAAGCATCTGACCGGTTTAGCCGGTCTCAAAGTTCTGGATCTCAGTCAGACTGAAGTGACGGATAGCGGCTTGAAACATCTGGGAAGACTGCCGAGTCTCACCAGTTTGCACCTGAAAGACACCAAAGTAACCGAGGATGGGGTAAAAGCATTTCAGAAGGATCATCCTGGTTGCATGGTCGATTATACAATCCCTCTTGCGATGAATGAGGAAAAAATTGCAGCGCGGCTCAAGGAATTGGGTGCCTCTGTCAGTATCTATCAACGGGGAAATATGAAAGCCGTTCGCTTTATCTCTTTCCCACGAGAATACCGTGCAAATAGTAAGCGAGAGCACATTGATGATCGATTGGCACTTTTGAAGGGGTTAGAGCATGTAGAGAATCTTACTGTGAATAATCAGGATGTTACAGACGCGGGTCTGAAACATATGGAGAATTTAACCAGCTTAAAAAACTTGATGATCACTGGTCCCAAAATAACCGATGCCGGGATTCAACATTTAAGCGGTCTGACGAATCTCCAGCATTTGAGTCTTGAAGGCACTCAGATTTCTGATGCAGGATTGGTCCATTTGAAAGATTGCATTTTTTTAGAAAGCTTATCTCTACAAAGTACGAAGATCAGTTCTTCCGGGATCGAAAATCTGGAAGGACTTATTAATTTGAAATCGCTATATCTCGGTAGTACAGCTCTGGATGATCGGGGACTGAAGAGATTGAATGGGCTCTCGAAAATGAAATTATTGTCTGTTTATGGAACACAAATATCCGATACCGGATTGACCGAATTAGCTAAAGTTACGAATTTAAGCGTTTTGTATTTGAGTCACACTCGTATTACTGATGTAGGATTACAGCACTTGAAATCGCTTAAGAAACTCGTTCGTCTTTCTCTACAAAATACAGCGATCACGGATGCAGGACTCGCGCACTTGAAGACAATGACACATCTAACCAGTCTCTATTTAAACGAAACCAAAGTCACGACAGAGGGAGTTCTCAAGATTCAAACACATCTTCCAGAGTGCAAAATAGATTTTACGATTCCACTTAGTGAGGAAATTCAAGCAGTTGTGAATTCTCTCCGAAAGCTGGGAGCAAATGTGGGAGTGACGAAACAGGGATTTCAAGAAGTGGTTGGAGTAGTCGTTTTTTATCATGATCTTCGAAAACAAAATAATTTGGAACACATAGATTCCAGATTAGCGCGTCTCAAAGAGGTAACCACTTTGGAGCGAGTAGAAGTATTAGCACCACAAGTCACGGATGTGGGTTTGGCTCACTTGAAAAAACTGACCGGATTAAAAGAACTTGTCCTTCGCGGAAAAAACATTACTGACGCCGGGCTCCAGAATTTAACTGGACTCAACGAACTACAGAAATTAGATTTAGAAGAGACCCTGATTTCTGATGCAGGCATGGAACATATTGTGAAACTGGTCAAACTCAAAACGTTAAATCTGAAAGGCACTAAAGTCACAGCAGTAGGGCTTGAACGATTGCAGGAACTGAAAAACTTGCGTGAGCTCTCTCTCGTCAATCTCAATGTGCCAATCAATGTACTGAAGAAACTCTCTTCCGACATGCCCGAACTTTCAATTCGTTATTAA
- a CDS encoding DUF58 domain-containing protein, translated as MMPRLPLLFLFASAMVPFALGTVWAEAGQIGILICLGVFLLSLVDLVITPSLLAIEVYRDVSDVLSVGTQNSVKLWFTNRGPVSLLIHVHDEPPLPCHYSDLPFDIKLIPNKHHYSIYHVEPLHRGKNRFRRVFLQMKSRLGLWTVYDERDIHQEVRIYPDIKAVHGVELLARRNRLAETGIRLSRLKGRGTEFERLREYRRGDEFRSIDWKATSRHQELISREYVVEKNQNIIILIDCGRSMCNEAEGVTHFDRALNAAILLSYIALRQGDTVSLMACSNKVERWVPPIRGAGSIQKLIRQVYDLEPVYEASDYQLMSEQLQLRYRKRSLVVVLTHALDEVHLSHLSDSLRMMRWPHLVLSAFLRNVPLQHRMNAIPETDREAFQVAAAADIVATQTTQIASLQKSGLLVLDTLPENLSVNLISRYLDIKARQLL; from the coding sequence ATGATGCCGCGACTCCCATTACTGTTTCTATTCGCGTCCGCGATGGTCCCTTTTGCATTGGGAACCGTTTGGGCTGAAGCAGGGCAAATCGGCATCCTGATCTGTCTGGGAGTCTTTCTGCTGTCGCTGGTAGATTTGGTCATCACTCCTTCTCTGCTGGCGATTGAAGTGTACCGTGATGTCAGCGATGTGCTCAGTGTCGGCACGCAGAACAGTGTGAAACTCTGGTTTACGAATCGGGGTCCGGTTTCGCTGTTGATTCACGTGCATGATGAGCCGCCGTTGCCCTGTCATTATTCCGATCTTCCGTTTGATATCAAGCTGATACCGAATAAGCATCATTACAGCATCTATCATGTGGAGCCGTTGCATCGGGGGAAAAACCGGTTTCGTCGGGTCTTTCTGCAGATGAAAAGTCGGCTCGGTTTATGGACGGTATATGACGAGCGGGACATTCATCAGGAAGTACGTATCTACCCGGATATCAAAGCCGTGCATGGCGTTGAACTGCTGGCCCGCCGCAATCGGCTGGCAGAGACAGGAATTCGGCTCTCCCGTTTAAAAGGGCGCGGAACGGAATTTGAGCGTTTGCGCGAGTATCGGCGGGGTGATGAATTTCGCAGTATCGACTGGAAAGCAACATCGCGGCATCAGGAGTTAATCAGTCGGGAGTACGTTGTCGAAAAAAATCAGAACATCATCATTCTGATCGACTGCGGCCGCTCGATGTGCAATGAGGCGGAAGGGGTGACGCACTTTGATCGGGCTTTGAACGCGGCGATTTTACTGAGCTATATCGCGCTGCGACAGGGGGACACGGTTTCGCTGATGGCCTGCTCGAACAAGGTGGAGCGCTGGGTACCCCCAATTCGGGGCGCCGGTTCGATTCAGAAACTGATCCGACAGGTTTACGATCTGGAGCCGGTTTATGAAGCCTCCGATTATCAGTTGATGTCCGAGCAACTTCAGCTGCGTTACCGTAAGCGTTCGCTGGTGGTCGTTTTGACGCATGCTTTGGATGAAGTGCATCTGAGCCACCTCAGCGATTCACTGCGAATGATGCGCTGGCCGCATCTGGTGTTGTCTGCATTTTTGCGAAACGTGCCGCTACAACATCGGATGAATGCGATTCCGGAGACGGACCGCGAAGCCTTTCAGGTCGCCGCCGCCGCGGATATTGTGGCAACGCAAACCACACAAATCGCATCACTGCAAAAGTCCGGCCTGCTGGTGCTGGACACGCTGCCGGAAAATCTGTCGGTGAATCTCATTAGCCGCTATTTAGATATCAAAGCCCGGCAGTTGCTTTAG
- a CDS encoding AAA family ATPase: protein MDVSQIEDYYQRSLAEVGKVLMGQEDLVEGVLIALFCEGNVLIEGVPGLGKTLLVNALSHVLSSEFRRIQFTPDLMPSDITGHSVYDMHEKVFTFNQGPLFTNLLLADEVNRAPAKTQSALLEAMQEHQVSVDGKTYPLERPFLTIATQNPLEQEGTYPLPEAQLDRFMFKLMVDYPTQDQENEILKLYADGKDNRDLGSFGMESVLNTEIILQIQKRATEIIVEPSIIQYITSIVSRTRSWHTIEVGASPRASVNLLIGSRVMAACQGRDFVVPDDVKELALPILRHRIRLHPEAEIEGMNVDDVIREILESVEAPRQ, encoded by the coding sequence ATGGATGTTTCTCAAATCGAAGATTACTATCAACGCTCACTGGCCGAAGTGGGAAAAGTTCTCATGGGTCAGGAAGATCTGGTAGAAGGCGTTTTGATCGCGTTATTCTGTGAAGGGAATGTGCTGATCGAAGGCGTGCCCGGCTTGGGGAAAACACTGCTGGTGAATGCACTCAGCCACGTGCTGTCGAGCGAGTTTCGTCGGATTCAATTTACGCCCGACCTGATGCCTTCGGATATCACAGGGCATTCCGTGTATGACATGCACGAGAAAGTCTTTACCTTCAATCAGGGGCCGCTATTTACCAATCTGCTGTTGGCCGATGAAGTCAACCGGGCTCCCGCCAAAACACAATCGGCGTTACTGGAAGCGATGCAGGAACATCAGGTTTCCGTCGATGGCAAAACTTATCCGCTCGAACGTCCCTTTCTCACGATTGCGACGCAGAACCCACTGGAACAGGAAGGAACCTATCCGCTGCCCGAAGCGCAGCTGGATCGTTTCATGTTCAAGCTGATGGTCGATTATCCGACGCAGGATCAGGAAAACGAGATTCTCAAACTGTATGCTGACGGTAAGGATAACCGCGACCTGGGCAGTTTCGGCATGGAATCTGTGTTGAATACCGAAATCATTCTGCAGATTCAGAAACGGGCCACCGAAATTATTGTCGAGCCTTCGATCATTCAATACATCACCTCGATTGTTTCGCGGACCCGCAGCTGGCATACGATTGAGGTGGGGGCGAGCCCCCGTGCGAGTGTGAATCTGCTGATTGGTTCCCGCGTGATGGCAGCCTGTCAGGGGCGTGACTTTGTGGTTCCCGATGATGTGAAAGAACTGGCGCTACCGATTCTTCGCCATCGGATTCGTCTACATCCCGAAGCGGAAATTGAAGGCATGAATGTGGATGACGTGATTCGCGAAATCCTGGAAAGTGTCGAGGCGCCTCGCCAATGA
- a CDS encoding ComEC/Rec2 family competence protein: MPDNPKKNITSVKVRMYKMGTGDCISLKFQHEAETTYTMLFDCGCISGSKARLTPFVEELINDLDGHVDALVITHEHQDHVLGFQRCEELFVEGLSVGELWMGWTENDAKPKVKKWKTDYGQKKMALARAARQLNEDMNSANFKNQLAGSLAADELLSFHQNFAESVQGFASLHVNEDEREYKGPLKGMQIAKEKLERQHEINYLSPREILYDIEGLDGVRIFVLGPPTSHAEVAKESGEAGESYQHNKKLDPEDYALDSLRFQLQDSDYFTRTMNFDGDVSSNTTLAPFSASAFASKSTFRKSPYEDPKEAWRRIDYEWLQSSANLALRMNSLTNNLSLVLAIEFEESGKVMLFPGDAEFGSWESWQGIEWNKVLPGSDLTTEDLLNRVVFYKVAHHLSHNGTAQSIGLEMMNHPDLVAMATLNYDVISSGWKSTMPNRAILKALLERTKGRTIIQNTDQLFFDLDNEIPLADKITEYQGKMAADEHQQYTDSLIENDKYVEVSISTR, translated from the coding sequence ATGCCTGACAATCCGAAAAAAAATATCACTTCTGTAAAAGTCCGCATGTACAAAATGGGGACGGGAGACTGTATTTCGCTGAAGTTTCAACATGAGGCGGAAACCACTTACACGATGTTGTTTGATTGCGGCTGCATCAGTGGATCGAAGGCCAGGCTCACGCCGTTTGTCGAGGAACTGATTAACGATCTTGATGGTCATGTTGACGCACTGGTGATTACGCACGAGCATCAGGACCATGTCCTCGGCTTTCAGCGTTGTGAAGAATTATTTGTCGAAGGGCTTTCTGTCGGCGAATTGTGGATGGGTTGGACGGAGAACGATGCCAAACCCAAAGTCAAGAAATGGAAAACGGACTATGGACAGAAAAAGATGGCTCTTGCGAGAGCCGCCCGGCAGTTAAATGAGGATATGAATTCCGCGAATTTTAAAAACCAGTTGGCCGGTTCGCTGGCTGCGGACGAACTGTTGTCGTTTCACCAGAATTTTGCGGAATCGGTGCAGGGCTTTGCCAGTCTGCATGTGAACGAGGATGAGAGGGAATACAAGGGCCCGCTGAAAGGAATGCAAATTGCCAAAGAGAAATTGGAACGGCAGCATGAGATTAATTATCTCTCACCCCGCGAGATCCTCTACGATATCGAAGGTCTGGATGGGGTTCGAATTTTTGTTCTCGGGCCGCCGACGTCTCACGCTGAAGTTGCCAAGGAAAGTGGGGAGGCAGGCGAATCCTATCAGCATAACAAGAAGCTGGATCCTGAAGACTATGCGCTCGACTCATTGCGTTTTCAGCTTCAGGATAGCGACTATTTTACCCGGACGATGAATTTTGACGGCGATGTTTCCAGCAATACGACCCTCGCCCCGTTTTCCGCTTCCGCGTTTGCTTCAAAGTCGACTTTCCGCAAATCTCCCTATGAGGACCCCAAGGAGGCCTGGAGGCGGATCGATTATGAATGGTTACAAAGTTCAGCCAATTTGGCCTTGCGCATGAACAGCCTGACGAACAACCTGAGCCTGGTACTGGCGATCGAATTTGAAGAAAGCGGCAAGGTGATGCTGTTTCCCGGAGATGCCGAGTTCGGGAGTTGGGAAAGCTGGCAGGGGATTGAGTGGAATAAAGTATTGCCAGGTTCTGACCTGACGACGGAAGATCTTCTGAATCGGGTTGTCTTTTACAAGGTGGCCCATCACCTGAGTCACAATGGGACGGCACAGAGCATCGGGCTCGAAATGATGAATCATCCTGATCTGGTCGCCATGGCCACGCTCAATTATGACGTGATCAGTTCAGGATGGAAATCGACGATGCCGAACCGTGCCATTTTGAAGGCGCTGCTCGAACGAACCAAAGGAAGAACGATTATCCAAAATACCGATCAACTGTTTTTTGATCTGGACAACGAAATTCCGCTCGCTGACAAAATCACAGAATACCAGGGAAAAATGGCAGCAGATGAGCACCAGCAATACACGGACTCCCTGATCGAAAATGATAAGTATGTCGAGGTTTCCATCTCTACGAGGTAG
- a CDS encoding gluzincin family metallopeptidase, giving the protein MHPRHRNLKGYAFDPSLSLLIDTVDINTIVYRIPWEELKPGPIGEYVEVVDYDPTIRQMYQPVDLNGEFELVNNGLDPSESNPQFHQQMVYAVSMVTIKNFEKALGRKLFWATRLKEGSGAYEDYVPRLRIYPHALREANAYYSPLKKSILFGYFSATPNNVALQMPGSLVFTCLSHDIIAHEVTHAILDGLHREYNQPSNPDVLAFHEAFADIIALFQHFTFPEVLKHQISRTRGNLDDQNLLGQLAQQFGVSIGRYGSLRNALGRYDESGQWVPQKPDPAEYQEVMEPHHRGSILVAAVFEAFLTIYKRRIQDLLRIATAGSGVIPEGELPPDLVNRLANEASKSAQHILNMCIRAIDYCPPVDITFGDFLRAIITADFDLADDDKYHYRLAFIDSFRRRGIYPSNLKNLSEESLRYPSPMNLSEETQRSIRILVEFLKQYRGRLLYETDREKIFNITRTYIAGSSSVTGLHRRLTQKFKITYEFEKLTGLIFNWEKFDFGDSVVRDRPSFQVQNLRIVSRVGPDGKIVNQIVFSLIQRMGVVIHGGKFVRYYDPLHEERPTGGFEVQGGSTLIFDLDYEEKPKTKEKSNSKQKQKTETETVRLKYAISKPLFEPKRLDGSKTRLPSARIMSQHEFQTEVLPDTVSEFAHYFGLGLDNRFGHMFSILHNH; this is encoded by the coding sequence ATGCATCCACGACACCGAAACCTGAAGGGTTACGCCTTTGACCCTTCACTCTCGCTGCTGATTGACACGGTTGATATCAACACAATTGTCTATCGAATTCCGTGGGAAGAACTCAAACCCGGACCGATAGGCGAGTACGTCGAAGTTGTTGACTACGATCCCACAATCAGGCAAATGTATCAACCCGTCGACTTGAATGGTGAATTTGAGCTGGTCAATAATGGTCTGGATCCCAGTGAAAGTAATCCGCAGTTTCATCAGCAGATGGTTTACGCGGTGTCGATGGTGACCATCAAAAACTTTGAAAAAGCACTCGGTCGAAAACTGTTCTGGGCCACGCGTTTGAAAGAGGGGTCGGGTGCTTATGAAGATTATGTTCCCCGCCTGCGGATCTACCCGCACGCCCTGCGCGAGGCCAATGCCTATTACAGTCCGCTGAAGAAATCGATTCTCTTCGGCTATTTTTCCGCGACTCCCAATAATGTCGCCTTACAGATGCCTGGTTCCCTGGTGTTTACGTGTTTGAGCCATGACATCATTGCCCATGAAGTCACTCACGCCATTCTGGATGGTCTGCATCGTGAATACAATCAACCTTCCAATCCCGATGTCCTGGCCTTTCATGAGGCATTCGCCGATATCATTGCTCTATTTCAGCACTTTACGTTTCCGGAGGTGCTGAAGCATCAGATCAGCCGGACCCGGGGGAATCTGGATGATCAGAATCTGCTGGGGCAACTGGCTCAGCAATTTGGAGTTTCGATCGGGCGTTACGGAAGTTTACGTAATGCACTGGGACGCTACGACGAATCCGGCCAGTGGGTTCCCCAGAAACCTGATCCGGCAGAGTATCAGGAAGTCATGGAGCCGCATCATCGGGGAAGCATTCTGGTTGCCGCAGTCTTTGAGGCATTTCTGACCATTTATAAACGACGGATCCAAGACCTGTTACGGATCGCCACCGCCGGCTCCGGTGTGATACCGGAAGGCGAACTTCCCCCAGATCTGGTCAATCGCCTGGCAAACGAAGCCTCGAAGTCGGCCCAGCACATTTTGAATATGTGTATCCGGGCAATCGACTATTGTCCGCCCGTTGACATTACTTTTGGCGATTTTCTTCGGGCGATCATTACAGCCGACTTTGATTTGGCTGATGACGACAAGTATCACTATCGTCTTGCGTTCATCGATTCCTTCCGCCGCCGCGGAATCTATCCCAGCAATCTGAAAAACCTGAGCGAAGAGAGCCTGCGTTATCCTTCCCCGATGAATCTGTCCGAAGAGACCCAGCGCAGCATTCGCATTCTGGTCGAGTTTCTGAAACAGTATCGCGGAAGGTTATTGTATGAAACTGATCGCGAAAAAATCTTTAACATCACGAGAACCTATATTGCAGGTAGTTCAAGTGTGACCGGGTTACACCGGCGTTTGACTCAGAAATTCAAGATTACCTACGAATTTGAAAAGCTGACCGGACTGATTTTCAACTGGGAAAAATTTGATTTTGGCGACTCGGTGGTGCGCGATCGTCCCTCGTTTCAGGTACAAAACCTGCGCATTGTCTCGCGGGTCGGGCCGGACGGCAAAATTGTCAATCAGATCGTATTCAGTCTGATTCAACGAATGGGAGTCGTGATCCATGGTGGAAAATTTGTTCGCTACTACGATCCTCTACATGAAGAACGACCTACCGGCGGCTTCGAAGTCCAGGGGGGCTCGACACTGATATTTGATCTGGATTACGAAGAGAAGCCGAAAACAAAAGAGAAGTCGAATTCAAAACAGAAGCAGAAAACCGAAACTGAAACAGTGCGGCTCAAATATGCGATCTCGAAACCGTTGTTTGAACCAAAGCGATTGGATGGAAGTAAGACGCGACTCCCCAGTGCCCGGATTATGAGCCAGCACGAATTCCAGACTGAAGTCTTGCCAGACACGGTTTCCGAATTCGCGCACTATTTCGGCCTGGGGCTCGACAATCGATTTGGTCACATGTTTTCCATCCTGCACAACCACTAA